One genomic segment of Streptomyces sp. TLI_146 includes these proteins:
- a CDS encoding acyl-ACP desaturase translates to MTITSPHLGSSDVWTDARLLYALEEVVEKELNRHLKVAKDWMPHEYVPWSDARNFPGLFEDGEAWDPQQSKVTDIGKIALVVNLLTEDNLPSYHHEIASLFGRDGAWGTWVHRWTAEEGRHGIVMRDYLLASRAVDPDKLEQFRMAHMAEGFESDNRHSMLHSVAYVAFQELATRISHRNTGHQSGDPVCDRMLARIATDENLHMVFYRNLLGAAFELAPDLTMRAVRDVVVGFRMPGHGMPGFERAAAQMAIGEIYNLRIHHDDVLQPVLRYLKVLDIDGLGPEGLKAQEELGLYMGGLDSEASKFDEKLAARKARLLARGKA, encoded by the coding sequence GTGACGATCACTTCTCCCCACCTCGGCAGTTCGGACGTGTGGACCGACGCCCGGCTGCTGTACGCGCTGGAGGAGGTCGTGGAGAAGGAGCTCAACCGGCACCTGAAGGTGGCCAAGGACTGGATGCCGCACGAGTACGTGCCGTGGTCGGACGCGCGCAACTTCCCCGGTCTCTTCGAGGACGGCGAGGCGTGGGACCCGCAGCAGTCCAAGGTCACCGACATAGGCAAGATCGCGCTGGTGGTGAACCTCCTCACCGAGGACAACCTCCCCAGCTACCACCACGAGATCGCCTCCCTCTTCGGCCGCGACGGCGCCTGGGGCACCTGGGTGCACCGCTGGACCGCCGAGGAGGGCCGGCACGGCATCGTGATGCGCGACTACCTGCTCGCCTCGCGCGCCGTGGACCCGGACAAGCTGGAGCAGTTCCGCATGGCGCACATGGCGGAGGGCTTCGAGTCCGACAACCGGCACTCGATGCTCCACTCGGTGGCGTACGTGGCCTTCCAGGAGCTGGCCACCCGCATCTCGCACCGCAACACCGGCCACCAGTCGGGCGACCCGGTCTGCGACCGCATGCTGGCGCGGATCGCGACCGACGAGAACCTGCACATGGTCTTCTACCGCAATCTGCTCGGCGCGGCCTTCGAGCTCGCCCCCGACCTGACCATGCGGGCGGTACGCGACGTGGTCGTCGGCTTCCGGATGCCCGGCCACGGCATGCCCGGCTTCGAGCGGGCCGCCGCGCAGATGGCGATCGGCGAGATCTACAACCTGCGCATCCACCACGACGACGTCCTCCAGCCCGTGCTGCGCTACCTGAAGGTCCTGGACATCGACGGGCTCGGCCCGGAGGGCCTGAAGGCGCAGGAGGAGCTCGGCCTGTACATGGGCGGGCTGGACTCGGAGGCGAGCAAGTTCGACGAGAAGCTCGCCGCGCGCAAGGCCCGGCTGCTGGCCCGCGGCAAGGCCTGA
- a CDS encoding ABC-F family ATP-binding cassette domain-containing protein: MSSYTASSTHISCSDLTFAWPDGTPVFDGFQLAVGPGRTGLIGLNGSGKSTLLRLLAGELTPAGGRVSTAGEIGYLPQNLTLATGMRVDQALGIDRVRAALHAIEAGDTREEHFTAVGDDWDMEERARAALGQLGLDAVGLDRTIGELSGGESVLLRLAALLLRRPDVLLLDEPTNNLDLRARRRLHDAVAAWPGVMVVVSHDRELLDRVDQIADLRDGEVSWYGGNFSAYEEALAVEQEAAERMVRTAEADVQRQKRELSDANVKLARRQRFAQKSYENKRVPKIVANGRRSDAQVSAGKHRILHTERLAQARDRLNEAVDAVRDDDEIRIELPYTKVHPGQGVLTLRDLRLPYAERALGSLEIHGPERIALVGRNGAGKTTLLRALAGQLAPAAGEAVAHVPLRFLPQRLDVLDDELSVVDNVARYAPDATGNAIRARLARFLFKGARADRPAGTLSGGERFRASLAALLLAEPAPRLLMLDEPTNNLDMASVRRLTDALAAFEGALIVASHDVPFLESIGVTRWLLLDGELRATTAEEVREGS; this comes from the coding sequence ATGTCCAGTTACACCGCGTCCTCGACGCACATCAGCTGCTCCGACCTCACCTTCGCCTGGCCCGACGGCACCCCGGTGTTCGACGGTTTCCAGCTGGCCGTCGGCCCCGGCCGCACCGGTCTGATCGGCCTCAACGGCTCGGGAAAATCCACGCTGTTGCGCCTGCTGGCCGGTGAACTCACCCCGGCCGGCGGCCGGGTCAGCACGGCGGGCGAGATCGGCTATCTGCCGCAGAACCTGACCCTGGCCACCGGTATGCGCGTCGACCAGGCCCTCGGGATCGACCGGGTGCGGGCCGCGCTGCACGCCATCGAGGCGGGCGACACCCGCGAGGAGCACTTCACGGCCGTCGGCGACGACTGGGACATGGAGGAGCGGGCCCGCGCGGCGCTCGGACAGCTCGGCCTCGACGCCGTCGGGCTCGACCGGACCATCGGGGAGCTCTCCGGCGGCGAGTCGGTGCTGCTGCGCCTGGCCGCGCTGCTGCTGCGCCGCCCCGACGTCCTGCTGCTCGACGAGCCGACCAACAACCTGGATCTGCGGGCCCGTCGGCGGCTCCACGACGCGGTCGCGGCCTGGCCCGGAGTGATGGTCGTGGTGAGCCACGACCGCGAACTCCTGGACCGGGTCGACCAGATCGCGGATCTGCGCGACGGCGAGGTCTCCTGGTACGGCGGCAACTTCTCGGCGTACGAGGAGGCGCTTGCCGTGGAGCAGGAGGCGGCCGAGCGGATGGTGCGCACCGCCGAGGCCGACGTCCAGCGGCAGAAGCGCGAACTCTCCGACGCCAACGTCAAGTTGGCCCGGCGTCAGCGGTTCGCCCAGAAGAGCTACGAGAACAAGCGGGTGCCGAAGATCGTCGCCAACGGCCGCAGAAGCGATGCCCAGGTGTCGGCGGGCAAGCACCGCATCCTGCACACCGAGCGCCTGGCCCAGGCCCGGGACCGGCTCAACGAGGCGGTCGACGCGGTCCGGGACGACGACGAGATCCGTATCGAGCTCCCGTACACCAAGGTCCACCCGGGCCAGGGCGTCCTGACCCTGCGCGACCTCCGGCTGCCGTACGCGGAGCGGGCGCTGGGCAGTCTGGAGATCCACGGGCCCGAGCGGATCGCGCTCGTCGGCCGCAACGGGGCCGGTAAGACGACCCTGCTGCGGGCGCTCGCCGGGCAGCTCGCACCGGCGGCCGGCGAGGCGGTGGCGCATGTGCCGCTGCGGTTCCTGCCGCAGCGCCTCGACGTGCTGGACGACGAGCTGAGCGTGGTCGACAACGTGGCGCGGTACGCACCGGACGCCACCGGCAACGCGATCCGGGCGCGGCTCGCCCGCTTCCTGTTCAAGGGGGCCCGGGCCGACCGCCCGGCCGGAACGCTCTCGGGGGGCGAGCGCTTCCGGGCCTCGCTCGCCGCGCTGCTGCTCGCCGAGCCCGCGCCGAGGCTCCTGATGCTGGACGAGCCGACGAACAACCTGGACATGGCGAGCGTGCGGCGGCTCACCGACGCGCTGGCCGCCTTCGAGGGGGCGCTGATCGTGGCGAGCCACGACGTGCCGTTCCTGGAGTCGATCGGGGTCACGCGGTGGCTGCTGCTCGACGGCGAGCTGCGCGCCACGACGGCCGAGGAGGTGCGCGAAGGCAGCTGA
- a CDS encoding SsgA family sporulation/cell division regulator produces MSTVIEQAVEARLIASDPRVQTVPATLTYDREDPFAVRMVFPAPATLEGVEVCWAFSRELLETGVDTSAGMGDVRVRPYGFDRTVVEFHAPEGTAMVHIRTSELRRFLKRTQLMVPAGHEHHYLDLDGDLTALLRDAC; encoded by the coding sequence TTGTCCACTGTCATCGAGCAAGCCGTCGAGGCCCGCCTGATCGCGTCCGACCCCCGGGTGCAGACCGTTCCCGCGACGCTGACCTACGACCGCGAGGACCCGTTCGCCGTCCGGATGGTCTTCCCCGCGCCCGCCACCCTCGAAGGGGTGGAGGTCTGCTGGGCGTTCTCGCGCGAACTCCTGGAAACGGGGGTGGACACCTCGGCGGGGATGGGCGACGTGCGGGTGCGGCCGTACGGGTTCGACCGCACGGTCGTGGAGTTCCACGCCCCGGAGGGCACCGCGATGGTGCACATCCGCACCTCCGAGCTGCGCCGCTTCCTCAAGCGCACCCAGCTGATGGTGCCCGCCGGCCACGAGCACCACTACCTCGACCTCGACGGGGACCTGACCGCGCTGCTGCGCGACGCCTGCTGA
- a CDS encoding oxidoreductase gives MKPMGKTRRMLSVGLGGVALAAALTAPAQAHGHGEGGPAPKWQLTQTGTDARFRGLAAVSRTTAWVAGTKGTVLRTVDGGRHWRDVSPPGAGGLEFRDVEAFDRRRAVVLAIGEGEASRVYRTEDGGATWKESFRNLDPKAFYDCLTFFDHRHGLAVSDPVDGKYRVLSTADGGRSWKVLPSAGMPDAQPGEASFAASGQCLVSSGPHDVWLATGGAATARVLHSTDRGLTWTAAMSTIPAGDPARGVFGLAFRDRTHGLAVGGDYRAGQASPRASEATGNGGRSWSPATVPVAAYRSGVAWLPHSRSTALAVGPTGTDATTDGGRTWHTVDTGSYDTVDCAPDGACWAAGEKGRVARATR, from the coding sequence ATGAAGCCCATGGGGAAGACGAGACGCATGCTGTCAGTGGGGCTCGGCGGGGTGGCCCTGGCGGCCGCGCTGACCGCACCGGCCCAGGCGCACGGCCACGGCGAGGGCGGGCCCGCGCCGAAGTGGCAGCTCACACAGACCGGTACGGACGCCCGGTTCCGGGGGCTCGCGGCGGTCAGCCGGACCACCGCGTGGGTGGCGGGCACGAAGGGCACGGTGCTGCGGACCGTCGACGGCGGGCGGCACTGGCGCGATGTGTCGCCCCCGGGCGCGGGCGGGCTGGAGTTCCGCGACGTGGAGGCCTTCGACAGACGGCGGGCCGTGGTGCTGGCCATCGGCGAGGGCGAGGCGTCCCGGGTCTACCGGACCGAGGACGGCGGCGCCACCTGGAAGGAGTCGTTCCGCAACCTCGACCCCAAGGCGTTCTACGACTGCCTCACCTTCTTCGACCACCGCCACGGGCTGGCGGTGAGCGACCCGGTCGACGGCAAGTACCGCGTCCTGTCGACCGCCGACGGCGGCCGCTCCTGGAAGGTGCTGCCGAGCGCCGGGATGCCGGACGCGCAACCGGGCGAGGCGTCCTTCGCGGCGAGCGGCCAGTGCCTGGTGAGTTCCGGCCCGCACGACGTGTGGTTGGCCACCGGCGGCGCCGCCACCGCGCGCGTCCTGCACTCCACCGACCGGGGCCTGACCTGGACGGCGGCCATGTCGACGATCCCGGCCGGCGACCCGGCGCGCGGCGTCTTCGGCCTCGCCTTCCGCGACCGTACGCACGGGCTCGCCGTCGGCGGCGACTACCGGGCAGGCCAGGCCTCGCCCCGGGCGTCCGAGGCCACCGGGAACGGCGGCCGGAGCTGGTCCCCGGCGACGGTCCCGGTCGCGGCCTACCGCTCCGGCGTCGCCTGGCTGCCGCACAGCCGCTCGACGGCGCTCGCGGTGGGCCCCACCGGCACCGACGCCACCACCGACGGCGGCCGCACCTGGCACACCGTCGACACCGGCTCGTACGACACCGTGGACTGCGCGCCCGACGGGGCCTGCTGGGCGGCGGGCGAGAAGGGCCGGGTGGCCCGGGCGACCCGCTAG
- a CDS encoding YciI family protein: protein MFILDLTYTAPIERVDELLAEHVTWLNGQYEAGVFIASGRKEPREGGVILAVGDDRAAIEEIVATDPFSVNGVCAYRITEFFATKVAPGLAPFRQELPAS from the coding sequence ATGTTCATACTGGACCTGACCTACACCGCCCCCATCGAGCGCGTCGACGAGCTGCTCGCCGAGCACGTCACCTGGCTGAACGGGCAGTACGAGGCCGGGGTGTTCATCGCCTCCGGCCGCAAGGAGCCCCGCGAGGGCGGGGTCATCCTGGCCGTCGGGGACGACCGCGCGGCGATCGAGGAGATCGTGGCGACCGACCCCTTCAGCGTCAACGGCGTCTGCGCGTACCGGATCACCGAGTTCTTCGCGACCAAGGTCGCCCCCGGACTCGCCCCCTTCCGGCAGGAGTTGCCCGCCTCCTAG
- a CDS encoding endonuclease V, which translates to MVTLTEIPEGWPADEARALAVQDELRGRVVLDEPGPPPGTGLVTGVDVAYDDERDVVAAAAVVLDAATLEVVEESTAVGRVAFPYVPGLLAFRETPTVLAALGALTRDPGLVVCDGYGLAHPRRFGLASHLGVLTGLPVIGVAKNPFTFTYEQPGTRRGEASALLAGPGEEVGRALRTQDAVKPVFVSVGHRVTLDNACAHVLSLTPRYRLPESTRRADALCREALRTALHRTP; encoded by the coding sequence ATGGTGACGCTGACGGAGATCCCCGAGGGCTGGCCCGCCGACGAGGCGCGGGCGCTGGCCGTGCAGGACGAACTGCGCGGCCGGGTCGTGCTCGACGAGCCCGGCCCGCCGCCGGGGACCGGTCTGGTCACGGGCGTGGACGTGGCGTACGACGACGAGCGGGACGTCGTCGCGGCGGCCGCCGTCGTCCTGGACGCGGCCACCCTGGAGGTCGTCGAGGAGTCCACCGCCGTCGGCCGCGTCGCCTTCCCGTACGTGCCCGGCCTGCTCGCCTTCCGGGAGACCCCCACGGTCCTGGCGGCCCTCGGCGCGCTGACCCGGGACCCCGGCCTTGTGGTCTGCGACGGGTACGGGCTGGCTCACCCGCGCCGCTTCGGCCTCGCCTCCCACCTCGGCGTGCTCACCGGGCTCCCGGTGATCGGCGTCGCCAAGAACCCGTTCACCTTCACCTACGAGCAGCCGGGCACCCGCCGGGGCGAGGCGTCGGCGCTGCTGGCCGGACCGGGCGAGGAGGTCGGCCGGGCGCTGCGCACCCAGGACGCGGTCAAGCCGGTGTTCGTCTCGGTCGGCCACCGGGTGACCCTGGACAACGCCTGCGCCCACGTGCTGAGCCTGACCCCGCGCTACCGCCTGCCGGAGTCGACGCGCAGGGCGGACGCGCTGTGCAGAGAAGCCCTGCGTACGGCGCTGCACCGCACCCCCTAG
- a CDS encoding trans-acting enoyl reductase family protein produces MERSERSERSAEQQARRAARPYDLVLFGATGFVGTLTAEYLAAHAPRGCRWAIAGRSAAKLEALREKLAAIDPACASLPLITADSADPDSLRALAESARVVATTVGPYVWYGEGLVAACAEAGTDYLDLTGEPEFVDTMYVRHDARARETGARLVHACGFDSVPCDLGVYYTVQQLPEGVPLRVDGFVRSNAMFSGGTLASAITAMGRGPQQLRAARERRLHEPRLVGRRARAPLGAPHFSRETGAWALPLPVLDPVVVARSASASARYGPDFRYRHFAAVRRLPLALGAVAGAGAALGVAQVPAARRFLINRYEPGTGPDQERRDRSWFSLRFVGEGGGRRVFTEVSGGDPGYDETAKILAEGALSLAFDELPRLAGQLTTVTAMGDALLERIQKAGIRFRVADAR; encoded by the coding sequence TTGGAACGGTCGGAGCGGTCGGAGCGTTCGGCGGAGCAGCAGGCACGGCGGGCGGCGCGGCCGTACGACCTCGTCCTGTTCGGGGCGACGGGGTTCGTGGGCACGCTCACGGCGGAGTATCTGGCGGCGCACGCGCCGCGGGGGTGCCGCTGGGCGATCGCGGGGCGCTCGGCCGCGAAACTGGAGGCGCTGCGCGAGAAGCTGGCCGCGATCGACCCGGCGTGCGCCTCGCTCCCCCTGATCACCGCGGACTCCGCCGACCCCGATTCGCTGCGCGCGCTCGCCGAGTCCGCGCGGGTGGTGGCGACCACGGTCGGCCCGTACGTCTGGTACGGCGAGGGCCTGGTCGCCGCGTGCGCCGAGGCGGGGACCGACTACCTCGATCTGACCGGCGAGCCGGAGTTCGTGGACACGATGTACGTACGCCACGACGCGCGGGCCCGGGAGACCGGCGCGCGCCTGGTGCACGCCTGCGGGTTCGACTCGGTGCCGTGCGACCTGGGTGTCTATTACACGGTCCAGCAGCTGCCCGAGGGCGTGCCGCTGCGCGTGGACGGGTTCGTACGGTCCAACGCGATGTTCTCGGGCGGCACCCTGGCCTCCGCGATCACCGCGATGGGGCGGGGCCCGCAGCAGCTGCGGGCGGCCCGGGAGCGGCGGCTGCACGAGCCCCGGCTCGTGGGGCGCCGGGCCCGTGCGCCGCTGGGCGCGCCGCACTTCAGCCGCGAGACCGGCGCGTGGGCGCTGCCGCTGCCGGTCCTCGACCCGGTGGTGGTGGCCCGCTCGGCCTCGGCGAGCGCGCGCTACGGGCCCGACTTCCGCTACCGCCACTTCGCCGCCGTACGACGGCTGCCGCTCGCGCTGGGCGCGGTGGCGGGGGCGGGGGCGGCGCTGGGGGTGGCCCAAGTGCCCGCCGCGCGGCGGTTTCTGATCAACCGTTACGAGCCGGGCACCGGGCCCGACCAGGAGCGGCGGGACCGGAGCTGGTTCTCCCTGCGGTTCGTGGGAGAAGGCGGGGGCCGGCGGGTGTTCACCGAGGTGTCCGGCGGCGACCCGGGGTACGACGAGACGGCCAAGATCCTCGCGGAGGGGGCGCTCAGTTTGGCGTTCGACGAGTTGCCGCGTCTGGCAGGCCAGTTGACCACCGTTACGGCGATGGGCGATGCCCTTCTGGAACGGATCCAGAAGGCGGGGATCCGGTTTCGGGTGGCCGACGCGCGGTGA
- a CDS encoding MmcQ/YjbR family DNA-binding protein: MGAPPKAALAKWEKVRAFALGLPGAVEEHPWGETVIKVNKKIFVFLGVDDGSHPLGMGIKLTDDATHAHALTSPGAQPSGYGLGKSGWVRVPLAEKGAPRAELLCEWVEESYRAIATKKLIAELDGG; the protein is encoded by the coding sequence ATGGGAGCACCGCCGAAGGCCGCGCTGGCGAAATGGGAGAAGGTGCGGGCGTTTGCCCTGGGGCTGCCGGGGGCCGTGGAGGAGCACCCCTGGGGGGAGACCGTCATCAAGGTCAACAAAAAGATTTTCGTCTTCCTCGGTGTTGACGACGGCAGCCATCCGCTGGGCATGGGCATCAAGCTGACGGACGACGCCACGCACGCGCACGCCCTGACCTCACCGGGCGCCCAGCCGTCCGGGTACGGCCTGGGCAAGTCGGGCTGGGTGCGGGTGCCGCTGGCCGAGAAGGGCGCGCCGAGGGCGGAGCTGCTCTGCGAGTGGGTGGAGGAGAGCTATCGGGCGATCGCCACGAAGAAGCTGATCGCGGAGCTCGACGGCGGCTGA
- a CDS encoding CaiB/BaiF CoA-transferase family protein: MLHQLCHSAGGSMTGSGNGPLTGVRVVELAGIGPGPFAAMLLADLGADVVRIDRPGGAGLAVDPAYDLTNRNKRSVLIDLKSADGPRRVLDLVEKADILVEGYRPGVAERLGVGPEECLARNPGLVYGRMTGWGQDGPLAARAGHDIAYIAVTGTLGMIGRPDEGPTVPANLVGDYAGGSLYLVVGVLAALQHARTSGEGQVVDAAIVDGAAHLATMIHGMMAAGGWQDRRGANLLDGGCPFYGTYETSDGQYMAVGSLEQQFYDEFIRLLGLDAVAPARKDLARWEELRTAIAERFRTRTREEWTAVFEGSDACVAPVLSLREAPAHPHLAARATFVEHGGLTQPAPAPRFSATPGSVRRPPALPGADTAEVARDWAVPELAGAGNAKPTKENDR, encoded by the coding sequence ATGTTACATCAGTTGTGTCACAGTGCTGGGGGCTCGATGACAGGTTCGGGAAACGGCCCGCTCACCGGGGTGCGCGTGGTCGAGCTGGCGGGGATCGGGCCCGGCCCGTTCGCCGCGATGCTCCTGGCCGACCTCGGCGCCGACGTGGTCAGGATCGACCGCCCGGGCGGTGCGGGACTCGCCGTCGACCCCGCGTACGACCTGACCAACCGCAACAAGCGCTCCGTGCTGATCGACCTGAAGTCCGCCGACGGCCCCCGGCGCGTCCTCGACCTGGTCGAGAAGGCCGACATCCTCGTCGAGGGCTACCGCCCCGGCGTCGCCGAACGCCTCGGCGTCGGGCCCGAGGAGTGCCTGGCCCGCAACCCGGGGCTGGTCTACGGGCGGATGACCGGCTGGGGCCAGGACGGCCCGCTCGCCGCCCGCGCCGGACACGACATCGCGTACATCGCGGTCACCGGCACCCTCGGCATGATCGGCAGGCCGGACGAGGGGCCGACGGTCCCCGCCAACCTCGTGGGCGACTACGCGGGCGGCTCGCTCTACCTCGTCGTCGGCGTCCTCGCCGCCCTCCAGCACGCCCGGACGTCGGGGGAGGGGCAGGTCGTGGACGCCGCGATCGTGGACGGCGCCGCCCACCTCGCCACCATGATCCACGGCATGATGGCGGCCGGCGGCTGGCAGGACCGGCGCGGCGCCAACCTGCTCGACGGCGGCTGCCCGTTCTACGGCACCTATGAGACCTCCGACGGCCAGTACATGGCGGTCGGCTCCCTTGAGCAGCAGTTCTACGACGAGTTCATCCGCCTCCTGGGCCTCGACGCGGTCGCCCCGGCCCGTAAGGACCTGGCCCGCTGGGAGGAGCTGCGCACGGCCATCGCCGAGCGGTTCCGTACCCGTACGCGCGAGGAGTGGACGGCCGTCTTCGAGGGGTCGGACGCGTGCGTGGCGCCCGTGCTCTCCCTGCGCGAGGCCCCTGCCCACCCTCATCTGGCCGCCCGCGCCACCTTCGTCGAGCACGGCGGCCTGACCCAGCCGGCGCCCGCGCCCCGGTTCTCGGCCACCCCCGGCTCCGTCCGCCGTCCGCCCGCCCTGCCCGGCGCCGACACCGCCGAGGTCGCCCGCGACTGGGCCGTGCCGGAGCTCGCCGGGGCCGGGAACGCCAAGCCCACCAAGGAGAACGACCGTTGA
- a CDS encoding acyl-CoA dehydrogenase family protein, with translation MKRQIFTAEHDAFRESVRTFLAKEVLPHYDQWEKDGIVSREAWLAAGRQGLLGLAVDEEYGGGGNADFRYSAVLAEEFTRAGAAGLAIGLHNDIIGPYLTGLATDEQKRRWLPGFCDGSLITAIAMTEPGAGSDLQGIATHAEDKGDHWLLNGSKTFISNGILADLVIVVAKTTPEGGAHGLSLLVVERGMAGFERGRNLDKIGQKSQDTAELFFTDVRVPKENLLGELDGAFIHLMTNLAQERIAIAVAGIAAAEHLVEITTQYVKEREAFGRPLATKQHIRFEIAEMATECAVTRAFLDRCIVDHSNGELDAVHASMAKWWATELQKRTADRCLQLHGGYGYMSEYRVARAFTDGRIQTIYGGTTEIMKEIIGRSLLG, from the coding sequence TTGAAGCGGCAGATCTTCACCGCCGAGCACGACGCCTTCCGCGAGAGTGTCCGCACCTTCCTCGCCAAGGAGGTCCTGCCGCACTACGACCAGTGGGAGAAGGACGGCATCGTCTCGCGCGAGGCCTGGCTGGCCGCCGGGCGCCAGGGGCTGCTCGGGCTCGCGGTGGACGAGGAGTACGGGGGCGGCGGCAACGCCGACTTCCGCTACAGCGCGGTGCTCGCCGAGGAGTTCACCCGGGCGGGCGCGGCGGGCCTCGCCATCGGGCTGCACAACGACATCATCGGGCCGTATCTGACCGGGCTCGCCACCGACGAGCAGAAGCGGCGCTGGCTGCCGGGCTTCTGCGACGGCTCGCTGATCACGGCGATCGCCATGACCGAGCCCGGCGCCGGATCCGACCTCCAGGGCATCGCCACGCACGCCGAGGACAAGGGCGACCACTGGCTGCTCAACGGCTCCAAGACGTTCATCTCCAACGGCATCCTCGCCGACCTGGTAATCGTCGTCGCGAAGACCACTCCCGAGGGCGGCGCCCACGGGCTCTCGCTGCTCGTCGTCGAGCGGGGCATGGCGGGCTTCGAGCGCGGCCGCAACCTCGACAAGATCGGCCAGAAGTCCCAGGACACGGCCGAGCTGTTCTTCACCGACGTACGCGTCCCCAAGGAGAACCTGCTCGGCGAGCTCGACGGCGCCTTCATCCACCTGATGACCAACCTGGCGCAGGAGCGCATCGCCATCGCCGTCGCCGGGATCGCCGCCGCCGAGCACCTGGTCGAGATCACCACGCAGTACGTGAAGGAGCGCGAGGCGTTCGGGCGGCCGCTCGCCACCAAGCAGCACATCCGCTTCGAGATCGCCGAAATGGCCACCGAGTGCGCCGTCACCCGTGCGTTCCTCGACCGCTGCATCGTGGATCACTCGAACGGGGAGCTCGACGCCGTACACGCCTCGATGGCCAAGTGGTGGGCCACCGAACTCCAGAAGCGCACCGCCGACCGCTGTCTGCAACTGCACGGCGGCTACGGCTATATGAGCGAGTACCGCGTCGCCAGGGCTTTCACGGACGGACGCATCCAGACCATCTACGGCGGGACCACCGAGATCATGAAGGAGATCATCGGTCGTTCCCTGCTCGGCTAA
- a CDS encoding acetyl-CoA C-acetyltransferase — MSTEAYVYDAIRTPRGRGKANGSLHGTKPIDLVVGLIHEIRGRFPDLDPAAIDDIVLGVVGPVGDQGSDIARIAAIAAGLPDTVAGVQENRFCASGLEAVNLAAAKVRSGWEDLVLAGGVESMSRVPMASDGGAWFADPMTNFDTNFAPQGIGADLIATIEGFSRRDVDEYAALSQERAAEAWKDGRFARSVVPVKDRNGLVVLDHDEHMRPGTTADSLAALKPSFAAIGDMGGFDAVALQKYHWVEKIDHVHHAGNSSGIVDGAALVAIGSREVGERYGLTPRARIVSAAVSGSEPTIMLTGPAPATRKALAKAGLTIDDIDLVEINEAFAGVVLRFARDMGLSLDKINVNGGAIAMGHPLGATGAMILGTLVDELERRDRRYGLATLCVGGGMGIATVVERL; from the coding sequence GTGAGCACCGAAGCGTATGTGTACGACGCGATCCGCACCCCGCGCGGCCGGGGCAAGGCCAACGGCTCCCTGCACGGCACCAAGCCGATCGACCTCGTCGTCGGGCTGATCCACGAGATCCGGGGGCGCTTCCCGGACCTCGACCCGGCGGCGATCGACGACATCGTGCTCGGCGTGGTCGGCCCGGTCGGCGACCAGGGCTCCGACATCGCCCGGATCGCGGCGATCGCCGCCGGGCTGCCGGACACCGTCGCCGGGGTCCAGGAGAACCGCTTCTGCGCCTCGGGCCTGGAGGCGGTCAACCTGGCCGCCGCCAAGGTCCGTTCGGGCTGGGAGGACCTGGTGCTCGCGGGCGGCGTCGAGTCGATGTCGCGGGTGCCGATGGCCTCGGACGGCGGCGCCTGGTTCGCCGACCCGATGACCAACTTCGACACCAACTTCGCCCCGCAGGGCATCGGCGCCGACCTCATCGCCACCATCGAGGGCTTCTCGCGGCGCGACGTCGACGAGTACGCGGCGCTCTCCCAGGAGCGGGCCGCCGAGGCGTGGAAGGACGGCCGCTTCGCCCGGTCCGTCGTCCCCGTCAAGGACCGCAACGGCCTGGTCGTCCTCGACCACGACGAGCACATGCGCCCCGGCACCACCGCCGACTCCCTCGCCGCCCTCAAGCCCTCGTTCGCCGCCATCGGCGACATGGGCGGCTTCGACGCGGTGGCGCTCCAGAAGTACCACTGGGTGGAGAAGATCGACCACGTCCACCACGCGGGCAACTCCTCGGGCATTGTCGACGGCGCCGCCCTGGTCGCCATCGGCTCGCGCGAGGTCGGCGAGCGCTACGGGCTCACCCCGCGCGCCCGTATCGTCTCGGCCGCCGTCTCCGGCTCCGAGCCCACCATCATGCTGACCGGCCCCGCCCCCGCCACCCGCAAGGCGCTCGCCAAGGCCGGGCTCACCATCGACGACATCGACCTCGTCGAGATCAACGAGGCGTTCGCCGGAGTGGTGCTGCGCTTCGCCCGGGACATGGGCCTCTCGCTCGACAAGATCAACGTCAACGGCGGCGCCATCGCCATGGGCCACCCGCTGGGCGCCACCGGCGCGATGATCCTCGGCACGCTCGTCGACGAGCTGGAGCGCCGCGACCGGCGCTACGGCCTCGCCACGCTGTGCGTGGGCGGCGGCATGGGCATCGCCACCGTCGTCGAGCGTCTCTGA